In Pararhodobacter sp., a genomic segment contains:
- a CDS encoding efflux RND transporter periplasmic adaptor subunit, translating into MSPQTMTPSKDTPSAAPAPGQKPDWAKSDRQLGRDLRIAAGQPVRRRVWPWVFGLVLVAGAGGYGYYATQMAPAAPVEVAATPAPALVLQINPDEVSVLAPQTLERRVRASGTVEPWRNTQLSSQAGGEVRAVAVRPGDTVDEGALLVQLDVETLTLDLNQAQSSEAATQAQLELALIQLERVRALVERGVTTSASLDEAQNTVTQTRANLDALQDQVASAQLRLRHATVRAPFAGIVASRSVEPGQYVGPGTPLVSIVDLRTVELRANAAVADGALLRQRQAVLVSVDGIERPPFEGVVSRINPVAQEGTRTVPVYITIDNPDGVLLGGMFATAQVVIDSVPDALALPTIALREDAEGPFVLRVVDDRLERAGVETGGTWTGGLTRITQGLAAGDRVITAPLSSLQPGDAVELVGR; encoded by the coding sequence ATGAGTCCGCAGACCATGACACCGTCAAAAGACACCCCAAGCGCGGCACCCGCGCCCGGACAGAAGCCCGATTGGGCAAAGTCCGATCGTCAGCTTGGGCGGGATCTGCGGATTGCGGCGGGGCAACCTGTGCGGCGTCGGGTGTGGCCTTGGGTTTTCGGCCTTGTTCTTGTCGCGGGTGCGGGCGGCTATGGTTACTACGCCACGCAGATGGCCCCCGCTGCGCCCGTCGAGGTTGCCGCCACGCCCGCCCCGGCGCTGGTCCTGCAGATCAACCCGGACGAAGTCAGCGTCCTTGCGCCGCAAACGCTGGAACGTCGGGTGCGCGCATCCGGCACGGTCGAGCCTTGGCGCAACACGCAATTGTCGTCGCAGGCGGGGGGCGAGGTGCGCGCGGTTGCGGTCAGGCCGGGCGATACCGTCGACGAGGGCGCGCTTTTGGTGCAACTGGACGTCGAAACCCTCACGCTGGACCTGAATCAGGCGCAAAGCAGCGAGGCGGCAACGCAGGCACAGCTTGAATTGGCGCTGATCCAACTGGAGCGCGTGCGGGCTTTGGTCGAACGCGGTGTCACCACCTCGGCCAGTCTTGACGAGGCACAGAACACGGTCACGCAAACCCGCGCCAACCTCGATGCGCTGCAAGATCAGGTGGCGAGCGCGCAATTGCGGTTGCGTCACGCGACGGTGCGCGCGCCGTTCGCGGGTATCGTTGCCTCGCGGTCGGTCGAACCGGGGCAATATGTCGGCCCCGGCACGCCGTTGGTCAGTATCGTTGACCTGAGAACCGTCGAGCTGCGCGCCAATGCCGCCGTGGCCGATGGCGCGCTGCTGCGACAGCGGCAAGCGGTGCTGGTGAGCGTGGACGGAATCGAACGACCGCCCTTTGAAGGGGTCGTTTCGCGCATCAACCCGGTGGCGCAGGAAGGCACGCGCACGGTGCCCGTCTATATCACCATCGACAACCCCGATGGCGTCTTGCTGGGCGGGATGTTTGCCACGGCACAGGTGGTCATTGACTCTGTCCCTGACGCCCTTGCCCTGCCCACGATTGCCCTGCGGGAAGACGCCGAGGGGCCGTTTGTGCTGCGCGTTGTCGACGACCGTCTGGAACGCGCCGGCGTGGAAACCGGCGGAACCTGGACCGGCGGCCTGACCAGAATCACCCAAGGGTTGGCGGCGGGTGACCGTGTGATCACCGCGCCACTGTCCTCGTTGCAACCCGGCGATGCCGTCGAATTGGTGGGGCGCTAA